In Dromaius novaehollandiae isolate bDroNov1 chromosome 4, bDroNov1.hap1, whole genome shotgun sequence, a single genomic region encodes these proteins:
- the LSM6 gene encoding U6 snRNA-associated Sm-like protein LSm6, which produces MSLRKQTPSDFLKQIIGRPVVVKLNSGVDYRGVLACLDGYMNIALEQTEEYVNGQLKNKYGDAFIRGNNVLYISTQKRRM; this is translated from the exons ATGAGTCTACGGAAGCAAACCCCTAGTGACTTCCTAAAGCAAATCATTGGACGGCCAGTTGTTGTAAAATTAAATTCTGGAGTTGATTATCGAG GTGTCCTGGCTTGCCTGGATGGGTATATGAATATAGCTCTAGAACAGACAGAAGAATATGTAAATGGACAATTGAAGAACAAGTATGGGGACGCATTTATTCGAGGAAATAATG TACTCTACATAAGCACACAGAAGAGGAGGATGTGA